A genomic segment from Pseudoduganella chitinolytica encodes:
- a CDS encoding amino acid aminotransferase — translation MTNPSVFSAIEMAPRDPILGITEAFNADTNPAKINLGVGVYYDDNGKVPLLSCVQKAENILIEQPAPRTYLPIEGLAAYDKAVQELVFGADSAVVQERRAITVQALGGTGALKLGADFLKRFSPSSDVYISDPSWENHRALFESAGFKVNNYTYYDAATHGVNFEGMLASLKAMPQGAVVVLHACCHNPTGADLTQQQWDQVIDAVVTRGLIPFLDMAYQGFGAGIAEDGAVVRRFAATGVPLLVSNSFSKSFSLYGERVGALSVVAASADEAARLLSQLKRVVRTNYSNPPVHGGKVVATVLATPELRQLWEDELAAMRVRIKETRDTFVKKLKEKAPQHDFEFVRQQVGMFSYSGLTKEQVAKLREQSIYAVDTGRICVAALNSRNLDTVVDAIAKVL, via the coding sequence ATGACGAACCCTTCCGTTTTCAGTGCCATCGAGATGGCTCCGCGCGACCCGATCCTGGGTATCACCGAAGCATTTAACGCAGACACCAATCCCGCCAAGATCAACCTGGGCGTCGGTGTCTATTATGACGACAATGGCAAGGTGCCGCTGTTATCTTGCGTACAGAAGGCCGAAAACATTCTGATTGAACAGCCCGCCCCCCGCACGTACCTGCCGATCGAGGGCCTGGCCGCCTACGACAAGGCGGTGCAGGAGCTGGTATTTGGTGCCGACAGTGCCGTAGTTCAAGAGCGCCGCGCGATCACCGTGCAGGCCCTGGGCGGCACGGGCGCGCTGAAGCTGGGCGCCGATTTCCTGAAGCGTTTCTCGCCGTCGTCGGATGTCTATATCAGCGACCCGAGCTGGGAAAACCACCGCGCGCTGTTCGAAAGCGCCGGCTTCAAGGTCAACAACTACACGTACTACGATGCCGCCACGCACGGCGTCAACTTCGAAGGCATGCTGGCATCGCTGAAGGCCATGCCGCAGGGCGCCGTCGTCGTGCTGCACGCGTGCTGCCACAACCCGACGGGTGCCGACCTGACGCAACAGCAGTGGGACCAGGTCATCGACGCCGTCGTCACGCGCGGCCTGATCCCGTTCCTGGACATGGCCTACCAGGGCTTCGGTGCCGGCATCGCCGAAGACGGCGCCGTGGTGCGCCGCTTCGCCGCCACCGGCGTGCCGCTCTTGGTGTCGAACTCGTTCTCGAAGTCGTTCTCGCTGTATGGCGAGCGCGTGGGTGCGCTGTCCGTCGTCGCCGCAAGCGCCGACGAAGCGGCCCGCCTGCTGTCCCAGCTGAAGCGCGTCGTGCGCACCAACTATTCGAACCCGCCCGTGCACGGCGGCAAGGTCGTCGCGACCGTGCTGGCCACGCCGGAACTGCGCCAGCTGTGGGAAGACGAACTGGCCGCGATGCGCGTGCGCATCAAGGAAACCCGCGACACCTTCGTCAAGAAGCTGAAGGAAAAAGCGCCGCAGCACGACTTCGAATTCGTGCGCCAGCAGGTCGGCATGTTCTCGTACTCGGGCCTGACGAAAGAGCAGGTTGCCAAGCTGCGCGAACAGTCGATCTACGCGGTGGACACGGGCCGCATCTGCGTGGCCGCGCTGAACTCGCGCAACCTCGACACCGTGGTTGACGCGATCGCCAAAGTCCTCTAA
- a CDS encoding MarR family winged helix-turn-helix transcriptional regulator codes for MSKPPRFVFLLNQAQRRLQRWTETRPEAWEGISSAQVGLLFLLASRNQATIGEIAQALQVAPAAVTNLSKRMEAAGLIERVADSSDGRVTRLQLTAAGQHASARSSDVLQELNKKLSKGFSADELAVVARWLAHVGALELEPAAAEVPAPGELTAPRR; via the coding sequence ATGAGCAAGCCGCCCCGCTTCGTCTTCCTGCTCAACCAGGCGCAGCGCCGGCTGCAACGCTGGACCGAGACCCGGCCTGAAGCCTGGGAAGGCATCAGCTCGGCGCAAGTGGGCCTGCTGTTCCTGCTGGCGTCGCGCAACCAGGCCACGATCGGCGAGATTGCCCAGGCCTTGCAGGTGGCGCCGGCGGCCGTCACCAACCTGTCGAAGCGGATGGAAGCGGCGGGATTGATCGAGCGGGTCGCCGACAGCAGCGACGGCCGCGTCACCCGGCTGCAGCTGACGGCCGCGGGCCAGCACGCCAGCGCCCGCAGCAGCGACGTGCTGCAGGAGCTGAACAAGAAGTTGAGCAAGGGTTTTTCGGCGGACGAACTGGCCGTCGTCGCGCGCTGGCTGGCCCACGTGGGGGCGCTGGAACTCGAGCCGGCGGCGGCCGAAGTGCCCGCGCCCGGGGAGCTTACTGCCCCACGCAGATAA
- a CDS encoding alpha/beta hydrolase family protein, with translation MAPEPISISVNSGPTIEGNLWQATDAKGVVLVHPGTAITQRFYEPFARYLVQLGFSVVTYDYRGTGRSRPASLRGFDVSMADWLDEDVGAVTRWAAERFPGLPLCAVGHSLGGHALALSGDTNSLRAAVLVASHAGVTATIRGTAERLRVWLVMRVLAPLLCRVLGYMPGRRLGLGEDLPRNVMLQWSRWTTLPRYFFDDPAMDAAARMARVRIPLLVLGFDDDPWANPHAIGMLVAPLANAPVERRQVAPHSAGLRAIGHMGFFRKHAAERLWPQVGTWLLEQVGAADARRAKQ, from the coding sequence ATGGCACCCGAACCGATCAGCATCAGCGTCAACAGCGGCCCCACCATCGAAGGCAACCTCTGGCAGGCCACGGATGCCAAGGGCGTCGTGCTCGTGCACCCGGGCACGGCGATCACCCAGCGCTTCTACGAGCCGTTTGCCCGCTACCTGGTGCAACTGGGGTTCAGCGTGGTCACGTACGACTATCGCGGCACGGGACGTTCGCGTCCTGCCAGCCTGCGCGGCTTCGACGTGTCGATGGCGGACTGGCTGGACGAGGACGTGGGCGCGGTCACCCGTTGGGCCGCCGAACGCTTTCCCGGCCTGCCGCTGTGCGCTGTCGGCCACAGCCTGGGCGGGCATGCGCTGGCCTTGTCCGGCGATACGAACAGCCTGCGTGCGGCGGTGCTGGTCGCTTCCCACGCCGGCGTCACCGCCACCATCCGCGGTACTGCCGAGCGCTTGCGCGTCTGGCTCGTGATGCGGGTGCTGGCGCCGCTGCTGTGCCGGGTGCTGGGTTATATGCCGGGACGCAGGCTGGGCCTGGGCGAGGACCTGCCCCGTAACGTCATGCTGCAATGGAGCCGCTGGACCACGTTGCCGCGCTACTTCTTCGACGATCCGGCGATGGACGCCGCGGCGCGCATGGCGCGGGTCAGGATACCGCTGCTGGTACTGGGTTTCGACGACGATCCATGGGCCAACCCGCACGCCATCGGCATGCTGGTCGCGCCGCTTGCGAATGCGCCGGTCGAGCGGCGCCAGGTGGCGCCGCACAGTGCCGGCCTGCGCGCCATCGGGCACATGGGGTTCTTTCGCAAGCATGCGGCCGAACGGCTGTGGCCCCAGGTCGGCACCTGGCTGCTGGAACAGGTCGGCGCGGCCGATGCACGGCGGGCCAAGCAATGA
- a CDS encoding Hcp family type VI secretion system effector produces MAIDVYLQIDGIQGESADEKHRGWIECTSAVWSVMQPKSATASTGGGHTAERCEHGDVVISKLTDLSSPMLLQTCSAGKTVPRAKFEFMRADGQGERVKYFEIELDNVLIGAVVPNIMSGAILTEHVSLKFAKVKWKYTQQKVTGGAGGSTMGGWDLSANKVC; encoded by the coding sequence ATGGCAATCGATGTCTATCTGCAGATTGATGGTATCCAAGGAGAATCGGCGGACGAGAAGCACAGGGGGTGGATCGAGTGCACGTCCGCCGTCTGGAGCGTCATGCAGCCGAAGTCGGCAACCGCCTCTACCGGAGGCGGTCACACGGCCGAACGTTGCGAACATGGTGACGTGGTGATTTCGAAGCTGACCGACCTGTCGTCACCCATGTTGCTGCAGACGTGCTCCGCCGGGAAGACCGTCCCGAGAGCCAAATTCGAATTCATGCGCGCAGATGGGCAGGGCGAGCGCGTCAAATATTTCGAAATCGAACTGGATAATGTACTGATCGGCGCGGTCGTGCCGAACATCATGAGCGGTGCCATCCTGACCGAGCACGTAAGTCTCAAGTTCGCCAAGGTCAAGTGGAAATACACTCAACAGAAAGTTACAGGCGGCGCTGGCGGGAGCACAATGGGTGGCTGGGATCTGTCGGCGAACAAAGTGTGCTGA
- a CDS encoding ThuA domain-containing protein, with amino-acid sequence MKRFTVAMLALAAAADARADSQFKLLVLAMPGKYHYEYIPIARDSLEKLGKLHAFDVTYTHRPEVFDGDLKQYAAVMFLNTPGEELHPSQRARFEAYMKGGGNAIVVHRAAITPPDEWPWYEKLVGRRVGVHPMLQTGVVTIADKGFPATFGLPERWIWSDEFYVITNPYNVTIHPVLNVDESSYDPTKIWPGQVARGMGRDHPVAWYHRVEQGRVFVTTLGHNGEMYRDPQYLGHLMGGIYWAATGMGQVGR; translated from the coding sequence ATGAAGCGTTTCACCGTTGCGATGCTGGCCCTGGCGGCCGCCGCCGACGCGCGGGCGGACAGCCAGTTCAAGCTGCTGGTGCTGGCGATGCCCGGCAAGTACCACTACGAATACATTCCCATCGCACGCGACAGCCTGGAAAAGCTGGGCAAGCTGCACGCGTTCGACGTCACCTACACGCACCGTCCGGAAGTGTTCGACGGCGACCTGAAACAGTACGCGGCCGTCATGTTCCTGAACACGCCGGGCGAGGAACTGCACCCTTCGCAGCGGGCCAGGTTCGAGGCGTACATGAAAGGCGGCGGCAACGCCATCGTCGTCCACCGCGCCGCCATCACGCCGCCGGACGAGTGGCCGTGGTACGAAAAGCTGGTGGGGCGCCGCGTGGGCGTGCACCCGATGCTGCAGACGGGCGTCGTCACCATTGCCGACAAAGGCTTCCCCGCCACGTTCGGCCTGCCGGAGCGGTGGATCTGGAGCGACGAGTTCTACGTCATCACCAATCCCTACAACGTGACGATCCACCCGGTGCTGAACGTCGATGAGTCGAGCTACGACCCCACCAAAATCTGGCCGGGCCAGGTGGCGCGCGGCATGGGCCGCGACCATCCGGTGGCGTGGTACCACCGCGTCGAACAGGGCCGCGTGTTTGTCACGACCCTGGGCCACAACGGCGAGATGTACCGCGACCCACAGTACCTGGGACATCTGATGGGCGGGATCTACTGGGCGGCGACGGGGATGGGGCAAGTGGGGCGATAA
- a CDS encoding alpha/beta hydrolase — MQDTYVSNVHVPSLTVARADARHANGAAVVIAPGGGHRMLVFQNEGMLAAQHLNRVGVTAFVLKYRLARDGASPYSIEGDAAADLRRAVRWVRAHATEYGVDPRRIGVMGFSAGGELVTLVADNPAPPGWQPRDAVDRLSARPDFQVLVYPGPLGVPAKAAAGAPPAFIVAGSRDKCCMPPALGLYQQLVAAGVSAELHLYADTDHAFNMGQRGERVALQHWPDRLADWLADGGWLVPRDDRPPEGVPAP, encoded by the coding sequence GTGCAGGATACGTACGTCAGCAACGTGCATGTACCCTCGCTGACTGTCGCGCGGGCCGACGCGCGCCACGCCAACGGTGCGGCCGTCGTCATCGCGCCGGGCGGCGGCCACCGCATGCTGGTGTTCCAGAACGAAGGCATGCTGGCGGCGCAGCACCTGAACCGGGTCGGCGTCACCGCGTTCGTGTTGAAGTACCGGCTCGCGCGCGACGGCGCCTCGCCCTACTCCATCGAAGGCGACGCGGCCGCCGACCTGCGCCGCGCCGTGCGCTGGGTGCGCGCGCATGCGACGGAGTATGGCGTCGATCCACGCCGCATCGGGGTCATGGGCTTCTCGGCCGGCGGCGAACTGGTGACGCTGGTGGCGGACAATCCGGCGCCGCCGGGCTGGCAGCCGCGCGACGCCGTCGATCGCCTCAGCGCCCGGCCGGACTTCCAGGTGCTGGTCTACCCCGGGCCGCTGGGCGTGCCCGCCAAGGCGGCGGCGGGCGCACCGCCGGCATTCATCGTGGCCGGCTCGCGCGACAAGTGCTGCATGCCGCCCGCGCTGGGCCTGTACCAGCAGCTGGTCGCGGCGGGCGTCTCGGCCGAGCTGCACCTGTATGCCGACACCGACCACGCCTTCAACATGGGCCAGCGCGGCGAGCGCGTCGCACTGCAGCACTGGCCCGACCGGCTGGCCGACTGGCTGGCGGATGGCGGCTGGCTGGTGCCGCGCGACGACCGCCCGCCCGAAGGCGTGCCGGCCCCGTGA
- a CDS encoding glycosyl hydrolase family 28-related protein — translation MKRMFVTSALLLAAAAAAAASPSAYETMPDDPRAIVARAPADGTQDASAALQQAIDRAANGGEGGLVFLPSGRYRVTRSILIPLAVRVYGVGPTRPVFVLAPRTPGYQQGVANMVIFTGGDQYNVGKVPMPVPGAVPQGGAPVRDANSSTFYSALSNVDFEIGDGNPAAAAVRMHTAQHSNLSHIDFHLGSGLAGVYQVGNIAYNLRFLGGRYGILSEKTSPAWQFTLLDSTFEGQRDAAIREHEAGLTLVNTAIRNTPVGIEIDRGYGDWLWGKDVRFENVSKAALVVSNENNVYTQVGFENASARNVPTFVRFRDSGRTLAGSGTAYNVSEFTYGLTVSRLGEPGRFDTRYRTAPATAAAPTPALRSLPPATEWANVRRFGARGDGVTDDTAALQKAIDSQRVVYLPQGFYVVNDTIRLRPDSVLIGLHPGLTQLLLPNGSPAYQGIGTPKALLESARGGDAIVSGIGLATGEVNQRAVALLWRAGERSLVDDVRIQGGHGTRLYDGSRNDPYRKDAKFDTTAHWDRQYPSIWVTDDGGGTFSGIWSPSGYAQAGFYVTNTKTPGHVYELSAEHHVRAEIVLDNVENWEFLAPQTEEEVRDGADAVSLEIRNSRNLLFANYHGYRVTRSIKPMPAAVTIMNSRDIRFRNVHVNGESGFATCDDKGCTTFLRASKYPYENAIRDVTHGIDVREREFAVLDYTGTQKEAPAPQGKVEKLADGFYSIAGAAVDARGKLYFVDRHWRRIHSWTKEEGLAVVRDAPLDPVNLAIDRSGNVLVLSSFGPQASVYAFKPGAPPTEVTMIQPTPVAPRPGAQVAVPVNFWQNGEFRDQLDPRTYEFTTLAEMFARDVAKAQSHEYVSPDGSLVLPAYRVLRQGAADHLGYRWADSLNAHGFVSAPAGQRVVFTNGSENRTFSGIVNAGGAIEDLRQVANRGGESAAVDGAGNVYVANGQVFVYGADGKEKGRIDVPARPLQLVFGGADRRTLVILTHHALYATRVP, via the coding sequence ATGAAAAGAATGTTTGTGACAAGCGCCCTGCTGCTGGCCGCCGCTGCCGCCGCTGCCGCTTCCCCTTCCGCCTACGAGACGATGCCCGACGATCCGCGCGCCATCGTCGCGCGTGCGCCGGCCGATGGCACGCAGGATGCCAGCGCCGCGCTGCAGCAGGCCATTGACCGCGCGGCCAACGGCGGCGAAGGCGGCCTCGTGTTCCTGCCGTCGGGCCGCTACCGCGTCACGCGCAGCATCCTGATCCCGCTCGCCGTGCGCGTCTACGGCGTCGGCCCGACCCGTCCCGTGTTCGTGCTGGCGCCACGCACGCCCGGCTACCAGCAGGGCGTGGCCAATATGGTCATCTTCACGGGCGGCGACCAGTACAACGTGGGCAAGGTGCCTATGCCGGTGCCGGGCGCCGTGCCGCAGGGCGGCGCGCCGGTGCGCGACGCCAACTCGTCGACGTTCTACTCGGCGCTGTCGAACGTCGACTTCGAGATCGGCGACGGCAACCCGGCCGCCGCGGCAGTGCGCATGCACACGGCCCAGCACTCGAACCTGAGCCACATCGACTTCCATCTCGGTTCCGGCCTGGCCGGCGTCTACCAGGTCGGCAATATCGCGTACAACCTGCGCTTCCTCGGCGGCCGCTACGGCATCCTCAGCGAGAAGACGTCGCCGGCCTGGCAGTTCACGCTGCTGGACTCGACGTTCGAGGGCCAGCGCGACGCCGCCATCCGCGAACACGAGGCGGGCCTCACGCTCGTCAACACGGCGATCCGCAACACGCCGGTGGGCATCGAGATCGACCGCGGCTATGGCGACTGGCTGTGGGGGAAGGACGTGCGCTTCGAGAACGTGAGCAAGGCGGCGCTCGTCGTCAGCAACGAGAACAACGTCTACACGCAGGTGGGCTTCGAGAACGCCAGCGCACGCAACGTCCCCACGTTCGTGCGCTTTCGCGACAGCGGGCGTACCCTGGCGGGCAGCGGGACGGCTTACAACGTCAGCGAGTTCACGTACGGCCTGACCGTGAGCCGGCTGGGCGAACCGGGCCGCTTCGACACCCGCTACCGGACCGCGCCCGCCACGGCGGCTGCGCCCACGCCCGCGCTGCGGTCGCTGCCGCCCGCGACCGAGTGGGCCAATGTGCGCCGCTTCGGCGCGCGCGGCGACGGTGTCACCGACGACACGGCCGCGCTGCAGAAGGCCATCGACAGCCAGCGCGTCGTCTACCTGCCGCAAGGCTTCTACGTCGTCAACGACACGATCCGGCTGCGTCCGGACAGCGTGCTGATCGGCCTGCACCCCGGCCTGACGCAGCTGCTGCTGCCGAACGGCTCGCCCGCCTACCAGGGGATCGGCACGCCGAAGGCGCTGCTGGAAAGCGCGCGCGGCGGCGACGCCATCGTCTCCGGCATCGGCCTGGCGACGGGGGAAGTCAACCAGCGCGCCGTGGCGCTGCTGTGGCGTGCCGGCGAACGCTCGCTGGTCGACGACGTACGCATCCAGGGCGGTCACGGCACCCGGCTGTACGACGGCAGCCGCAACGACCCGTACCGCAAGGATGCCAAGTTCGACACGACGGCGCACTGGGACCGCCAGTACCCCAGCATCTGGGTGACCGACGATGGTGGCGGCACGTTCTCCGGCATCTGGTCGCCCAGCGGCTACGCGCAGGCGGGCTTCTACGTGACGAACACGAAGACGCCGGGCCACGTCTACGAGCTGTCGGCCGAGCACCACGTGCGCGCCGAGATCGTGCTGGACAACGTGGAGAACTGGGAATTCCTGGCGCCGCAAACGGAGGAGGAAGTGCGCGACGGTGCCGACGCGGTGTCGCTGGAGATCCGCAACAGCCGCAACCTGCTGTTCGCGAACTACCACGGCTACCGCGTGACACGCTCCATCAAGCCGATGCCGGCCGCCGTGACGATCATGAACTCGCGCGACATCCGCTTCCGCAACGTGCACGTCAACGGCGAAAGCGGCTTCGCCACCTGCGACGACAAGGGCTGCACCACCTTCCTGCGCGCCAGCAAGTACCCGTACGAGAACGCCATCCGCGACGTCACGCACGGCATCGACGTGCGCGAGCGCGAGTTTGCCGTGCTTGACTACACCGGCACGCAGAAGGAGGCACCGGCGCCGCAGGGCAAGGTCGAGAAGCTGGCCGACGGGTTCTATTCGATCGCCGGCGCGGCGGTCGATGCGCGCGGCAAGCTGTACTTCGTCGACCGCCATTGGCGCCGCATCCACAGCTGGACCAAGGAGGAAGGACTGGCCGTGGTGCGCGATGCGCCGCTCGATCCCGTCAACCTCGCCATCGACCGCAGCGGCAATGTGCTGGTGCTGTCGTCCTTCGGGCCGCAGGCGAGCGTGTACGCCTTCAAGCCGGGCGCGCCGCCGACGGAAGTCACCATGATCCAGCCCACGCCGGTCGCCCCCCGCCCTGGCGCGCAGGTCGCGGTGCCCGTCAACTTCTGGCAGAACGGCGAGTTCCGCGACCAGCTCGACCCACGCACCTACGAGTTCACCACGCTGGCCGAGATGTTCGCGCGCGATGTCGCCAAGGCGCAGTCGCACGAGTACGTGTCGCCGGATGGCAGCCTGGTGCTGCCCGCCTACCGCGTACTGCGCCAGGGCGCGGCCGACCACCTGGGTTACCGCTGGGCGGACAGCCTGAACGCGCATGGTTTCGTCAGCGCGCCGGCGGGGCAACGCGTGGTGTTCACGAACGGCTCGGAGAACCGCACGTTCAGCGGTATCGTCAACGCCGGCGGCGCCATCGAGGACCTGCGGCAAGTGGCGAACCGCGGCGGCGAGAGCGCGGCGGTGGACGGCGCCGGCAACGTCTACGTCGCCAACGGCCAGGTGTTCGTGTACGGCGCGGACGGCAAGGAAAAGGGCCGCATCGACGTGCCGGCACGCCCGCTGCAGCTGGTCTTCGGCGGCGCGGACCGGCGCACGCTGGTCATCCTGACGCACCACGCGCTGTACGCGACGCGCGTGCCATGA
- a CDS encoding gluconate:H+ symporter: protein MGNLASVLLAVGLLTVLIAWGKVQPLVAFVLAALAAALLLGVPPARIPGAIEKGIGDLLGSLVVVICLGAVFGKLIADSGAARRIATCLIGTMGPSRLPVALTVTGLVVGVPLYYNVGFVLLVPLILSLVFQSGRPAVALAIPLLAGLSIAHGFLPPHPAPTALVTTVHAEMGKTLLYGLVVAIPTLIVAGPLFALTLHRIRATPPLFNSATVPDGELPGTFNSFATALLPVLLLGAGTLATMARPELAPALAFWTDPLTVMLLSYGVAVVSLGLARGKRLPAVMAGAQDAMREIAPILLIIAGAGALKQVLVVSGVSAQLGGMLAGLPVPPLVLGWSVATVIRICLGSATVAGVTAGGIVAPLAQSSGVDPNLMVLAIGAGSLMCSHVNDSGFWMFKEYFGLSLADTFRSWTAMETLVGVFGLLFVMLLSLVIG, encoded by the coding sequence GTGGGCAATCTCGCGTCCGTCCTGCTGGCGGTCGGGCTGCTGACCGTCCTGATCGCGTGGGGCAAGGTGCAACCGCTGGTGGCGTTCGTGCTCGCCGCGCTGGCGGCCGCCCTGCTCCTCGGGGTGCCACCGGCCAGGATCCCCGGTGCCATCGAGAAGGGCATCGGCGACCTGCTGGGCTCTCTCGTCGTCGTCATTTGCCTGGGCGCCGTGTTCGGCAAGCTGATTGCCGACAGCGGCGCCGCACGGCGCATCGCCACCTGCCTGATCGGCACCATGGGGCCTTCCCGGCTGCCGGTGGCGCTGACGGTCACGGGCCTCGTCGTCGGCGTGCCGCTGTACTACAACGTCGGCTTCGTGCTGCTGGTGCCGCTGATCCTGTCGCTGGTGTTCCAGTCCGGCCGGCCCGCCGTCGCGCTGGCGATCCCGCTGCTGGCAGGCCTGTCGATCGCGCATGGCTTCCTGCCGCCCCATCCGGCGCCGACGGCGCTCGTCACGACCGTGCATGCGGAGATGGGCAAGACGCTGCTGTACGGGCTTGTCGTGGCGATCCCCACGCTGATCGTGGCCGGGCCCCTGTTCGCGCTGACCTTGCACCGCATCCGCGCCACGCCGCCGCTGTTCAACAGCGCGACCGTGCCGGATGGCGAACTGCCCGGCACCTTCAACAGCTTTGCCACGGCGCTGCTGCCGGTACTGCTGCTGGGTGCCGGCACGCTGGCGACGATGGCGCGGCCGGAGCTGGCGCCCGCCCTCGCCTTCTGGACCGATCCGCTGACGGTGATGCTGCTGTCGTACGGCGTGGCCGTGGTGTCGCTCGGGCTGGCGCGGGGCAAGCGTCTGCCGGCCGTGATGGCCGGTGCGCAGGATGCCATGCGCGAGATCGCGCCGATTCTCCTGATTATCGCCGGCGCGGGCGCGCTCAAGCAGGTGCTGGTCGTGTCGGGTGTCAGCGCGCAGCTGGGCGGCATGCTGGCCGGCCTGCCGGTGCCGCCGCTGGTGCTGGGCTGGTCCGTGGCGACCGTTATCCGCATCTGCCTCGGCTCGGCCACGGTGGCGGGCGTGACGGCCGGCGGCATCGTCGCGCCGCTGGCGCAAAGCTCCGGCGTGGATCCCAACCTGATGGTGCTGGCCATCGGCGCGGGGAGCCTGATGTGCAGCCACGTGAACGACTCCGGCTTCTGGATGTTCAAGGAATACTTCGGGCTGTCGCTGGCGGACACGTTCCGCTCGTGGACGGCGATGGAAACGCTGGTCGGCGTGTTCGGCCTGCTGTTCGTGATGCTGTTGTCCCTGGTGATCGGATAA